One window from the genome of Deferrivibrio essentukiensis encodes:
- a CDS encoding Hsp20/alpha crystallin family protein, with protein MLERWRKKSVSPLRDVFDLQEEVNRLFDDFFLPSAQVRDFPFMPHVDIAENNSQIKVKADLPGVTEKDIELTLENNILTIKGKREEEKETKEDNYYSRERVYGTFMRQVQIPKRVNTDSVKAKFKNGVLEVVMDKAEEEKSKKIAIQAE; from the coding sequence ATGTTAGAAAGATGGAGAAAAAAAAGCGTATCACCCTTAAGGGATGTATTTGACCTTCAAGAAGAGGTAAACAGGTTATTTGACGATTTCTTTCTTCCAAGTGCCCAAGTTAGGGATTTTCCTTTTATGCCGCACGTTGATATAGCAGAAAATAATAGTCAGATTAAAGTAAAAGCTGACCTTCCGGGTGTAACAGAAAAAGATATTGAGCTGACACTTGAAAATAACATCCTTACCATCAAAGGTAAGAGAGAGGAAGAAAAAGAAACTAAAGAAGATAACTATTACAGTAGAGAAAGAGTCTATGGCACTTTTATGAGACAAGTTCAAATACCTAAGAGGGTTAACACCGATAGCGTAAAAGCTAAATTTAAAAACGGCGTACTTGAAGTAGTTATGGACAAGGCTGAAGAAGAAAAATCTAAAAAAATTGCTATTCAGGCTGAATAA